From Nitrospirota bacterium, one genomic window encodes:
- the thiL gene encoding thiamine-phosphate kinase, translating into MRLSEVGELLLLERIRTRFRSRRGGLLVGIGDDAAVLEPPRRGKLLLTTDMMLEGVHFDLGLISPRQLGFKLVSVNVSDIYAMNGEPASVLLSMAVPGRTDWDFVDALLSGVQEALSLYGASLAGGDVSSSRARMSLSATVVGHAVRPLLRRGARPGDLIYATGPLGDSAAGLRLLRKMRSAPSLEEPVEKPLPWKVMEPLLRRHLMPVARRPGAWRKAATAMLDISDGLALDLMRLIRESGVGAVIEEDRIPVSPALREAAGFLGAGPREMALAGGEDYELLFTLPPGRRPGGGCALLGEITPGEGLRLRAADGRERALEPKGYRHFR; encoded by the coding sequence ATGAGGCTCTCGGAGGTCGGGGAACTCCTCCTCCTTGAGAGAATCCGCACCCGTTTCAGAAGCAGAAGGGGAGGGCTCCTCGTGGGCATCGGCGACGACGCGGCCGTCCTGGAGCCTCCCCGGAGGGGAAAGCTCCTGCTTACCACGGACATGATGCTCGAGGGCGTGCACTTCGACCTCGGGCTCATCAGCCCGCGGCAGTTGGGCTTCAAGCTGGTCTCCGTAAACGTCAGCGACATTTACGCCATGAACGGCGAGCCTGCTTCCGTGCTCCTTTCCATGGCCGTGCCGGGACGGACGGACTGGGATTTCGTGGATGCCCTTCTCTCCGGCGTCCAGGAGGCGCTCTCCCTGTACGGGGCTTCTCTGGCGGGCGGGGATGTTTCCTCCTCCAGGGCGAGGATGTCCCTTTCGGCCACTGTGGTCGGGCACGCGGTGCGGCCCCTGCTGAGGAGGGGCGCGCGCCCTGGGGACCTCATCTATGCGACGGGCCCTCTCGGGGACTCGGCCGCGGGGCTCCGGCTCCTTCGGAAGATGCGGAGCGCGCCGTCCCTTGAGGAGCCCGTGGAGAAGCCCCTTCCCTGGAAGGTCATGGAGCCCCTTCTCCGGCGGCACCTCATGCCGGTGGCCCGCCGTCCGGGGGCCTGGAGGAAGGCCGCCACGGCCATGCTGGACATAAGCGACGGGCTCGCACTGGACCTCATGAGGCTCATACGGGAAAGCGGCGTGGGGGCGGTCATCGAGGAGGACCGCATCCCGGTCTCGCCGGCCCTCCGGGAGGCCGCGGGGTTTCTGGGGGCCGGTCCGCGTGAGATGGCTCTGGCGGGAGGGGAGGACTATGAGCTTCTCTTTACGCTTCCTCCGGGGCGGAGGCCCGGCGGAGGATGTGCGCTTCTGGGAGAGATAACGCCGGGGGAGGGACTCCGGTTGCGGGCGGCGGACGGGAGGGAGAGGGCGCTTGAGCCGAAGGGTTACAGGCATTTCCGGTAG
- a CDS encoding cytochrome bc complex cytochrome b subunit: MLYRWFDERLELGKFKAKFLAKTFPTHPVFLLGEVALFSFITLVVTGVFLGFLYEPSIKMVSLFGAMVPSAYASVVKIDLLPMGMIVRRIHHWSAMVMIAAVIAHLMRVYFTSAYRKPREINWLVGLSLWGMSMAAAFTGYLLPYSQFSVMATSIGYFTAKSVPWVGGWVSRLLFAGEFPSEGTVPRFFFMHVMLIPAVIIGLISLHMVILVKQKHTEPAANRKRKEAEGGKRLIGIPIWPEQAVISLSFYLFLLFVVVLMATYIPLNPIEKYGPPSLETPVMRPDWYFLVVYGFLKLIPGDLSFSVFGGKITPETIGGVIFPALSFLVFALIPFLDRARGPENYIENPLRRPFMTSFGIGGGVFLCMAVVAGYIDVLHIAPGDMTVYLILASAGAWAISYALLRLYNRK, translated from the coding sequence ATGCTCTACAGGTGGTTCGACGAAAGGCTCGAGCTGGGGAAGTTCAAGGCCAAGTTCCTGGCCAAGACCTTCCCCACGCACCCCGTTTTCCTCCTCGGCGAGGTTGCCCTGTTTTCCTTCATAACCCTCGTTGTCACGGGCGTCTTTCTGGGGTTCCTCTACGAGCCCTCCATAAAAATGGTCTCCCTCTTCGGCGCCATGGTCCCCTCGGCCTACGCAAGCGTGGTGAAGATAGACCTCCTGCCCATGGGCATGATAGTAAGGCGCATACACCACTGGTCGGCGATGGTCATGATAGCCGCGGTCATCGCCCACCTGATGAGGGTCTACTTCACCTCGGCCTACAGAAAGCCGAGGGAGATAAACTGGCTGGTGGGCCTGAGCCTCTGGGGCATGTCGATGGCGGCGGCCTTCACCGGATACCTGCTTCCCTACAGCCAGTTCTCCGTTATGGCCACCTCCATCGGCTATTTTACGGCGAAGTCCGTGCCCTGGGTGGGCGGCTGGGTCTCGCGGCTCCTGTTTGCGGGGGAGTTCCCCTCGGAGGGGACCGTGCCCCGCTTCTTCTTCATGCACGTCATGTTGATTCCCGCTGTCATCATAGGTCTTATCAGCCTCCACATGGTGATACTGGTAAAGCAGAAACACACGGAGCCCGCGGCCAACCGGAAGAGAAAGGAGGCGGAGGGCGGCAAGAGGCTCATCGGCATCCCCATATGGCCGGAGCAGGCCGTCATCAGCCTGTCTTTCTACCTCTTTCTCCTGTTCGTCGTCGTCCTGATGGCGACATATATCCCCCTGAACCCCATAGAGAAGTACGGGCCGCCCTCGTTGGAGACCCCCGTCATGCGGCCCGACTGGTATTTTCTCGTGGTGTACGGTTTTCTTAAACTAATCCCCGGGGACCTGTCGTTTTCGGTCTTTGGAGGGAAGATTACGCCGGAGACCATCGGCGGCGTCATATTCCCGGCCCTGTCGTTTCTTGTCTTTGCCTTGATACCGTTTCTTGACAGGGCCAGGGGACCCGAGAATTACATCGAAAACCCCCTCCGGAGGCCCTTCATGACCTCGTTCGGCATAGGGGGCGGCGTATTCCTTTGCATGGCCGTGGTCGCCGGCTATATAGACGTGCTCCACATCGCGCCCGGGGATATGACGGTCTATCTAATCCTTGCGAGCGCGGGAGCATGGGCCATATCCTATGCGCTTCTGCGCCTTTACAACAGAAAGTGA
- a CDS encoding multiheme c-type cytochrome — MSKLCHILVLLLRQSRAHFLLVAAGVLASPARAGEAEETENSCVRCHFKLPSSSFVAVRSHEWTGSVHQKHGVTCDKCHGGNPHAAREKEAHVGVLGSSNPKSSVYFKNVPATCGKCHGAELYEFTRSYHYRMLESEGKGPTCVTCHGSMVVTVLSPENVATVCERCHNERMGIFPYVPQKARAVLLLLRESIALVEADGRLYHPAEGSAEAAYLQDARSALHSAKLDWHRFDLDTITDHLQDAYDSLKKLSAEESHK, encoded by the coding sequence ATGTCGAAACTCTGCCATATCCTGGTTCTTCTCCTCAGACAAAGTCGAGCACATTTTCTCCTCGTGGCGGCCGGCGTCCTGGCCTCGCCGGCCCGGGCGGGCGAGGCCGAAGAGACGGAGAACTCCTGTGTCCGGTGCCACTTCAAGCTCCCCTCAAGCAGCTTCGTGGCCGTGAGGTCGCACGAGTGGACGGGCTCGGTGCACCAGAAGCACGGCGTGACCTGCGACAAGTGCCACGGCGGAAATCCCCATGCCGCCCGGGAGAAAGAGGCACACGTCGGGGTCCTCGGCTCCAGCAACCCCAAAAGCAGCGTCTACTTCAAGAACGTCCCGGCCACATGCGGCAAGTGCCACGGCGCGGAGCTGTACGAGTTTACGCGCAGCTACCATTACAGGATGCTCGAATCCGAGGGCAAAGGGCCTACCTGCGTGACATGCCACGGCTCGATGGTCGTGACCGTCCTGAGCCCTGAAAACGTGGCGACCGTATGCGAGAGATGCCACAACGAGAGGATGGGAATATTCCCCTACGTTCCGCAGAAGGCCAGGGCCGTGCTTCTTCTGCTGAGGGAAAGCATCGCCCTTGTGGAGGCGGACGGCAGGCTCTATCACCCCGCGGAGGGCAGCGCCGAAGCCGCATATTTGCAAGACGCCCGTTCGGCCTTGCACTCCGCCAAGCTCGACTGGCACCGCTTCGACCTCGACACCATTACGGACCACCTGCAGGATGCGTACGATTCCCTGAAGAAGCTTTCTGCGGAAGAGTCCCACAAATAG
- the galU gene encoding UTP--glucose-1-phosphate uridylyltransferase GalU has protein sequence MKSGIKKAILPAAGLGTRFLPATKASPKEMLPLVDKPQIQYAVEEAEACGIEEFVIITGKNKRAIEDHFDAAYELEESLRKAGKKTLLEEINRLRHMNFAYIRQGAALGLGHAIFCARPFVKDEAFAVILSDDVIAPGEPLLREMIRLHEEVKHPVVALMQMPRAEISKYGVIAGEQVHTDVYEITDLVEKPRPEDAPTEMAVIGRYILTPDIFEVLEDLPPGRGGEIQLTDALKVLAGRRPLYGYVFRGRRYDAGDKLGFLRATVDFALANGAVGEGFREFLIETARRLQGSREA, from the coding sequence ATGAAATCGGGCATTAAGAAGGCCATTCTCCCTGCGGCGGGCCTGGGCACGCGGTTTCTGCCCGCCACGAAGGCGTCTCCCAAGGAGATGCTCCCCCTGGTGGACAAGCCCCAGATCCAGTACGCCGTGGAGGAGGCCGAGGCCTGCGGCATCGAGGAGTTCGTCATCATTACAGGCAAGAACAAGAGAGCCATCGAGGACCACTTCGACGCGGCCTACGAGCTGGAGGAGAGCCTCCGGAAGGCGGGCAAGAAAACGCTGCTCGAGGAGATAAACCGCCTGAGGCACATGAACTTCGCCTATATCCGCCAGGGGGCGGCCCTGGGGCTGGGGCACGCCATCTTCTGCGCGCGCCCCTTCGTCAAGGACGAGGCCTTCGCGGTCATCCTGAGCGACGACGTGATTGCCCCCGGCGAGCCGCTCCTCAGGGAGATGATACGCTTGCACGAGGAGGTGAAGCATCCGGTGGTCGCCCTCATGCAGATGCCCCGCGCGGAGATAAGCAAATACGGCGTCATCGCCGGCGAGCAGGTCCACACGGACGTCTACGAGATAACCGACTTGGTGGAGAAGCCCCGGCCCGAGGACGCCCCCACGGAGATGGCCGTCATCGGGCGCTACATCCTGACGCCGGACATCTTCGAGGTCCTGGAGGACCTGCCTCCGGGACGCGGAGGAGAGATACAGCTGACCGACGCCCTCAAGGTCCTGGCCGGGAGGCGCCCCCTGTACGGCTATGTCTTCCGGGGCAGGCGGTACGACGCCGGGGACAAGCTGGGCTTCCTCAGGGCCACCGTGGACTTCGCCCTGGCCAACGGCGCAGTGGGCGAGGGGTTCAGGGAGTTTCTGATAGAGACGGCCCGGCGGCTTCAGGGGTCCCGGGAAGCGTGA
- a CDS encoding cation diffusion facilitator family transporter, with protein MEEDRLVRYGRSVRRVLLLTLGLNAAVALAKMLWGYVSGSVGMFSDGIHSLVDGTSNVIGLVGIRLASRPPDPTHPYGHRKFETVFTAIISGMIFLAAAGVLRRAFTDLTGEHHPEVGLVSFGVMGLTLLVNITVMRYELRRGRELGSEYLRADAMHTKSDIFASLGVVAGLILTRMGYPWADAVAGAVVALFIARIGVDILRRAARVLVDTVQMDTAKICQVVYSVKGVRDCHNIRTRGMERHVHLDLHIQLDADISLEEAHAITHQVEDRLRESFPEVADIVVHTEPTDNMPRGPIPS; from the coding sequence ATGGAAGAGGACAGACTGGTAAGATACGGCCGCTCGGTGCGAAGGGTTCTCCTTCTCACCCTGGGCCTCAATGCCGCCGTGGCGCTGGCCAAGATGCTCTGGGGTTACGTATCGGGCTCGGTGGGCATGTTCTCGGACGGCATCCACTCCCTGGTGGACGGCACCTCAAACGTCATCGGACTGGTGGGCATACGGCTGGCCTCCCGCCCCCCTGACCCCACGCACCCCTACGGGCACCGGAAGTTCGAAACCGTTTTCACGGCCATCATCTCCGGGATGATATTCCTTGCGGCGGCGGGCGTCCTGAGGAGGGCCTTCACGGACCTGACGGGCGAGCACCACCCCGAGGTGGGGCTGGTGAGCTTCGGGGTGATGGGCCTTACCCTGCTGGTCAACATCACGGTGATGCGCTATGAGCTCCGCCGGGGCCGGGAGCTGGGCAGCGAGTACCTGCGGGCCGACGCCATGCACACCAAAAGCGACATCTTCGCCTCCCTGGGGGTGGTGGCGGGGCTGATTCTGACCCGCATGGGGTACCCGTGGGCGGATGCCGTGGCCGGGGCCGTGGTGGCGCTGTTCATCGCCCGCATCGGCGTGGACATACTCCGCAGGGCGGCCAGGGTGCTCGTGGATACGGTGCAGATGGACACCGCGAAAATCTGCCAGGTGGTTTACAGCGTCAAGGGCGTCCGTGACTGCCACAACATCCGCACCCGGGGGATGGAGCGGCACGTGCACCTGGACCTGCACATCCAGCTCGACGCGGACATCTCCCTGGAGGAGGCCCACGCCATCACCCACCAGGTGGAAGACCGCCTGAGGGAGAGCTTCCCGGAGGTGGCCGACATAGTGGTGCACACCGAGCCCACGGACAACATGCCCCGGGGGCCCATCCCCTCGTAG
- the lon gene encoding endopeptidase La — protein MTKGAEEQEEKTVQGAPEEKEEKELQIPDVLPVLPVRDIVVFPYMILPLFVGREMSIKAIDEALSGNRMIMLLTQRDPGLENPTAEDLYRVGVVGLIMRMLKLPDGRIKVLVQGLSKASVKEFRQEEPYYTAEIEKIEEKPVAEVPLELEAMVRTVKEQMDKAVNLGKSILPDIMVVIENLDDPGRLADLVASNLGLKTEQAQEMLEITDPVERLKRISDILGREIELLLVQQKIQTEARGEIDRTQREYFLREQLKAIQKELGDIDERQEEIKEYRRKMKAAKMPETVFKEAEKQLNRLQKMHPDSAEAGTIRTYLDWMVELPWGKSTKDRLNIAEAKKVLDVDHYDLEKVKERILEYLSVRKLKAKMKGPILCFIGPPGVGKTSLGKSIARALGREFIRMSLGGMRDEAEIRGHRRTYVGALPGKIIQGIKQTGTNNPVFMLDEVDKIGMDFRGDPASALLEVLDPEQNYAFQDHYLTVPFDLSKAMFITTANMADTIPGPLKDRMEILYLSGYTAEEKLGIAKNYLVPKQLEAHGITSKILKISDSAILSIASQYTREAGVRNLEREIANICRKVAREIAEKKKKTFTVTNANLSRFLGVPKFLPEAEMLTDQVGVATGLAWTETGGDIIFIEAATMKGKGALTLTGQLGNVMKESAQAALSYVRSRAGKLGIKPGIFSDLDVHVHVPAGAIPKDGPSAGITMATALASVLTGRPVDRKVAMTGEVTLQGRVLPIGGLKEKTLAAKRFGIHKIVIPSRNKKDLEEIPKYIKKDIEFVLVDDMDQVLPRALKGPGAAAKPGKAPAGKAARKSPARKAPARKAAREKTARRP, from the coding sequence ATGACCAAAGGCGCTGAGGAGCAGGAGGAAAAGACCGTCCAGGGCGCTCCGGAGGAGAAGGAGGAGAAGGAACTCCAGATCCCCGATGTGCTTCCCGTCCTGCCGGTGCGGGACATCGTGGTGTTCCCCTACATGATCCTGCCCTTGTTCGTGGGGCGGGAGATGTCCATCAAGGCCATCGACGAGGCCCTGAGCGGCAACCGCATGATAATGCTCCTGACCCAGCGGGACCCCGGGCTGGAGAACCCCACCGCCGAGGACCTCTACCGCGTGGGCGTGGTGGGCCTCATCATGCGCATGCTCAAGCTCCCCGACGGGCGCATCAAGGTGCTCGTTCAGGGGCTGAGCAAGGCCAGCGTGAAGGAGTTCCGCCAGGAGGAGCCCTACTACACGGCCGAGATAGAGAAGATAGAGGAGAAGCCGGTCGCCGAGGTGCCCCTGGAGCTGGAGGCCATGGTGCGCACCGTCAAGGAGCAGATGGACAAGGCGGTCAACCTCGGCAAGAGCATCCTGCCGGACATCATGGTGGTCATCGAGAACCTCGACGACCCGGGCCGCCTGGCCGACCTCGTGGCCTCCAACCTGGGGCTCAAGACCGAGCAGGCCCAGGAGATGCTGGAGATAACCGACCCGGTGGAGCGCCTGAAGCGCATCAGCGACATCCTGGGCAGGGAGATAGAGCTCCTCCTCGTGCAGCAGAAGATACAGACCGAGGCCCGGGGCGAGATAGACCGCACCCAGCGGGAGTATTTTCTTCGGGAGCAGTTGAAGGCCATCCAGAAGGAGCTTGGCGACATCGACGAGCGGCAGGAGGAGATAAAGGAATACCGCCGGAAGATGAAGGCCGCGAAGATGCCCGAGACGGTTTTCAAGGAGGCAGAAAAACAGCTCAACCGTCTCCAGAAGATGCACCCCGACAGCGCCGAGGCCGGAACCATCCGCACCTACCTGGACTGGATGGTGGAGCTGCCCTGGGGGAAGTCCACCAAGGACAGGCTCAACATAGCCGAGGCCAAAAAGGTCCTGGACGTCGACCACTATGACCTGGAGAAGGTCAAGGAGCGCATTCTGGAATACCTGAGCGTGCGGAAGCTCAAGGCCAAGATGAAGGGGCCCATCCTCTGCTTCATCGGGCCGCCGGGGGTGGGGAAGACTTCCCTGGGGAAGTCCATCGCCCGGGCCCTGGGGCGGGAGTTCATCCGGATGTCCCTGGGCGGGATGCGCGACGAGGCCGAGATCCGGGGGCACCGCCGCACCTACGTGGGGGCCCTCCCGGGCAAGATCATCCAGGGCATCAAGCAAACCGGCACCAACAACCCCGTCTTCATGCTCGACGAGGTGGACAAGATAGGCATGGACTTCCGGGGCGACCCGGCCAGCGCCCTTCTGGAGGTGCTGGACCCGGAACAGAACTACGCCTTCCAGGACCACTATCTCACCGTGCCCTTCGACCTGTCCAAGGCGATGTTCATTACCACGGCGAACATGGCCGACACCATCCCCGGCCCGCTGAAGGACAGGATGGAGATACTGTACCTTTCGGGCTACACGGCGGAGGAGAAACTGGGCATCGCCAAGAACTACCTGGTGCCCAAGCAGCTGGAGGCCCACGGCATCACCAGCAAGATCCTGAAGATATCGGACTCCGCCATCCTCTCCATCGCATCCCAGTACACCCGGGAGGCCGGGGTGAGGAACCTGGAGCGCGAGATAGCCAACATCTGCCGGAAGGTGGCCCGGGAAATAGCGGAGAAGAAGAAAAAGACCTTCACCGTCACCAACGCGAACCTGAGCAGGTTCCTCGGGGTGCCGAAGTTCCTGCCGGAGGCCGAGATGCTCACCGACCAGGTGGGCGTGGCCACCGGCCTGGCATGGACGGAGACCGGCGGGGACATCATCTTCATCGAGGCCGCCACCATGAAGGGCAAGGGGGCCCTCACCCTCACCGGGCAGCTCGGAAACGTGATGAAGGAGTCCGCACAGGCGGCCCTGAGCTACGTCCGCTCCCGCGCTGGGAAGCTGGGCATCAAGCCCGGCATCTTCTCCGACCTGGACGTGCACGTCCACGTGCCGGCCGGCGCCATCCCGAAGGACGGCCCTTCGGCGGGCATCACCATGGCCACGGCCCTGGCCTCGGTGCTGACGGGAAGGCCCGTGGACCGCAAGGTCGCCATGACCGGGGAAGTGACGCTTCAGGGCAGGGTGCTGCCCATCGGGGGGCTCAAGGAAAAGACCCTGGCGGCCAAGCGCTTCGGCATCCACAAGATAGTCATCCCGTCGCGGAACAAGAAGGACCTGGAGGAGATACCCAAGTACATCAAGAAGGACATCGAGTTCGTCCTGGTGGACGACATGGACCAGGTCCTCCCCCGCGCCCTCAAGGGGCCGGGGGCCGCCGCGAAGCCCGGAAAGGCGCCGGCCGGGAAGGCCGCAAGGAAGTCCCCAGCCAGAAAGGCCCCGGCCAGGAAGGCCGCCCGCGAGAAGACGGCCCGGAGGCCATGA
- a CDS encoding DUF2062 domain-containing protein, which translates to MRLTEGWRARLGVVLSVRDTPRRIAVSFAVGLFVGFSPLIGLHTLLGIALAWAFRLNRVVLLTAVYINNPLSMIPIYTFCTWLGSLMLGVDLSLPSIEWKRVTMSTVAGQLGDLLLPFLVGSSAVAALAAIVSYVVIRRSLELRRGLRRIDTDE; encoded by the coding sequence ATGCGATTGACCGAGGGCTGGAGGGCGCGGCTCGGCGTCGTCCTGAGCGTGCGGGACACGCCCCGCCGCATCGCCGTGTCCTTCGCCGTGGGGCTTTTCGTGGGCTTCTCGCCCCTCATCGGTCTTCATACGCTTTTGGGCATCGCGCTGGCCTGGGCCTTCCGGCTCAACAGGGTGGTCCTCTTGACGGCGGTCTACATCAACAACCCCTTGAGCATGATTCCCATCTACACCTTCTGCACCTGGCTGGGCTCCCTCATGCTCGGGGTGGACCTCTCCCTGCCGTCCATCGAGTGGAAAAGAGTGACCATGAGCACGGTGGCGGGGCAGCTGGGGGACCTTCTGCTCCCTTTCCTGGTCGGCTCAAGCGCGGTGGCCGCCCTGGCGGCGATAGTCAGTTACGTGGTGATACGCCGGTCGCTGGAACTTCGGCGCGGCTTACGAAGGATAGATACAGATGAATGA
- a CDS encoding Hsp20/alpha crystallin family protein, which yields MRSLVLRRASTAFPPVDVYETDHALVFEMDLPGIDAARLNILVTGDTVLIEGSTGDEASGARARGLRYVCMERVARPFRRVLRIPVAVDPEEARAVYSGGVVTLTFPKKRDRVFKIKVERE from the coding sequence GTGAGGTCGCTCGTCCTCAGGCGCGCATCGACGGCCTTTCCACCCGTTGACGTTTACGAAACGGACCACGCCCTGGTCTTCGAGATGGACCTGCCGGGCATCGACGCAGCCCGGTTGAACATCCTCGTCACAGGGGACACCGTCCTTATCGAGGGAAGCACGGGCGACGAGGCCTCGGGCGCGCGGGCAAGAGGCCTCAGATACGTCTGCATGGAGAGGGTGGCCCGGCCCTTCAGGAGGGTGCTGCGCATCCCCGTGGCGGTGGACCCGGAGGAGGCGAGGGCTGTATACTCCGGGGGTGTGGTTACGTTGACCTTTCCGAAGAAAAGAGATAGAGTCTTTAAAATAAAGGTTGAGAGAGAATGA
- the lgt gene encoding prolipoprotein diacylglyceryl transferase: MNELLRFWQHLPEHINPYIVQWGSFRIGWYGLMYVVAFALAYALALYRIKREDFPYTKELVEDYLVWAALGLIAGARLGYVVFYNPAYYLAHPWEIILPVRFDGGIRFVGISGMSYHGGLAGTIVASYFFLRRRKLGFWKFSEFIIPVIPLGYTFGRLGNFINGELYGRPTDLPWGMYFPGAPGSGLRHPSQLYEAFFEGLVLFALLWSVRKRSRFDGFLLGIYIIGYATARFFIEFVREPDPQLGTVLGPLSMGQLLSISMLAAGAAVLVFRRRHVRRERDSNH, encoded by the coding sequence ATGAATGAGCTTTTGCGTTTCTGGCAGCATCTGCCGGAGCACATAAACCCCTACATCGTCCAGTGGGGCTCCTTCAGGATAGGCTGGTACGGGCTCATGTACGTGGTGGCCTTCGCCCTGGCGTACGCTCTGGCCCTCTACAGGATAAAGCGGGAGGATTTTCCCTACACCAAGGAGCTCGTCGAGGACTACCTGGTCTGGGCGGCCCTGGGGCTCATCGCCGGGGCGCGCCTGGGATACGTGGTCTTCTATAACCCCGCCTACTACCTCGCACACCCCTGGGAGATAATTCTCCCCGTACGCTTCGACGGCGGCATCCGCTTCGTGGGCATCTCGGGCATGAGCTACCACGGCGGCCTCGCCGGGACCATCGTGGCTTCTTACTTTTTCCTCCGCCGGCGGAAGCTAGGCTTCTGGAAGTTTTCGGAGTTCATTATCCCGGTCATCCCCCTGGGCTATACCTTCGGGCGCCTGGGGAACTTCATAAACGGGGAGCTGTACGGAAGGCCCACGGACCTGCCCTGGGGCATGTATTTCCCCGGCGCCCCCGGCAGCGGGCTCCGGCATCCCTCGCAGCTGTACGAGGCCTTCTTCGAGGGTCTGGTCCTCTTCGCCCTGCTCTGGAGCGTGCGGAAGCGAAGCCGCTTTGACGGCTTTCTCCTGGGGATTTACATTATTGGCTACGCGACGGCGCGCTTTTTCATCGAGTTCGTCCGCGAGCCCGACCCCCAGTTGGGGACCGTCCTCGGGCCTCTGAGCATGGGCCAGCTCCTGTCCATATCCATGTTGGCGGCCGGCGCGGCGGTCCTCGTCTTT
- a CDS encoding TIGR00725 family protein — translation MKHSRQGQKVVAVIGGRRVRATLLREAEEAGRLLARAGALVVTGGLSGVMEAACRGVREGGGLAVGILPQDHKGKANPYVDVAVATGMGFARNAVIARTADAVLAVGGQYGTLSEIAFALQLGKPVVGIGTWSIEGIVPASDAREAVHMLLQALA, via the coding sequence ATGAAGCACTCAAGGCAAGGGCAGAAGGTGGTGGCCGTCATCGGAGGGCGCCGCGTCAGGGCGACCCTTCTCAGAGAGGCCGAGGAGGCCGGCCGCCTCCTGGCGCGGGCCGGGGCCCTGGTGGTTACCGGCGGGCTCAGCGGGGTGATGGAGGCCGCCTGCCGGGGGGTGCGCGAAGGAGGCGGCCTCGCCGTGGGCATCCTTCCCCAGGACCACAAGGGGAAGGCCAATCCTTACGTCGACGTCGCGGTGGCCACGGGAATGGGCTTCGCCAGAAACGCCGTCATCGCGCGGACGGCCGACGCGGTGCTGGCCGTGGGAGGACAGTACGGGACCCTCTCGGAGATAGCCTTCGCCCTTCAGCTCGGAAAACCCGTCGTGGGCATCGGCACCTGGAGCATAGAGGGCATCGTGCCCGCCAGCGACGCCCGGGAGGCCGTGCACATGCTCCTTCAGGCCCTGGCCTGA
- the tgt gene encoding tRNA guanosine(34) transglycosylase Tgt: MRFTLGKTDGKARLGLLETPRGSIHTPAFMPVGTSGTVKAVSPDELRQLGAQIILANTYHLYIRPGHQTVRRLGGIHRFMNWPGPLLTDSGGFQVFSLAALREITPAGVRFRSHLDGSEHFLDAEKSVRIQCALGADIMMAFDECTPYPATRDYALYSLTLTTQWARRSRETFEKAGPPGSALWGIVQGGMYADLRERSAREVRDVGFEGYAVGGVSVGEPKEDMHAVIRLTAPLLPEEKPRYLMGIGDLKDILAAVEAGFDMFDCVMPTRNARNGTLFTSEGRVSIKRAQYGEDTRPLDPACTCYTCRNYSRGYLRHIFLAREILSMRLNTIHNLHFYLDFFRLMRESIERGEFAEFAERWKRTDW; this comes from the coding sequence ATGCGTTTCACACTCGGAAAAACAGACGGAAAGGCCCGCCTGGGCCTGCTCGAGACCCCCAGGGGAAGCATCCATACCCCTGCCTTCATGCCCGTGGGCACCTCGGGCACGGTGAAGGCCGTAAGCCCCGATGAGCTCCGGCAACTGGGGGCGCAGATAATCCTGGCCAACACGTACCACCTGTACATCCGGCCCGGCCACCAGACGGTCAGAAGGCTCGGGGGCATCCACAGGTTCATGAACTGGCCCGGCCCCCTGCTGACCGACAGTGGGGGCTTTCAGGTCTTCAGCCTGGCGGCCCTCCGGGAGATAACCCCCGCAGGCGTGCGCTTCCGAAGCCACCTGGACGGCTCCGAGCATTTCCTGGACGCCGAGAAGTCCGTGCGGATACAGTGCGCCCTCGGCGCCGACATCATGATGGCCTTTGACGAGTGTACCCCCTACCCCGCCACCCGGGACTACGCCCTTTACTCCCTCACCCTGACCACCCAGTGGGCCCGGCGCTCCCGCGAGACCTTCGAGAAGGCCGGCCCTCCGGGCTCGGCCCTCTGGGGCATCGTGCAGGGGGGGATGTACGCCGACCTCCGGGAGCGGAGCGCCCGGGAGGTCCGGGACGTGGGCTTCGAGGGCTACGCCGTGGGCGGCGTAAGCGTGGGGGAGCCTAAGGAGGACATGCATGCCGTCATCCGCCTGACCGCCCCCTTGCTGCCCGAGGAGAAGCCCCGTTACCTCATGGGCATCGGAGACCTCAAGGACATCCTGGCCGCCGTGGAGGCGGGCTTTGACATGTTCGACTGCGTGATGCCCACCCGCAACGCCCGAAACGGCACCCTCTTCACCTCCGAAGGACGGGTAAGCATCAAGCGCGCCCAGTACGGGGAGGACACCCGGCCCCTGGACCCCGCCTGCACGTGCTACACCTGCCGCAACTACTCCCGGGGGTACCTCAGGCACATCTTCCTTGCGCGGGAGATACTCTCCATGCGCCTGAATACCATACACAACCTGCACTTTTATCTGGATTTTTTTCGCCTCATGCGCGAGTCTATCGAGAGAGGCGAGTTCGCGGAGTTCGCAGAGCGATGGAAGAGGACAGACTGGTAA